The genomic window ACCCTCTTCCAGGGTCTCCAGTTCCAACATCTTATCCTTTTCACTGGCATCTGGAAGCCTGGATTCTATTCCCTTGAAGTGGCATTCTATCTCATAAAGCGTCTTCCCTTTCGTCTCTGGGAGAAGGAAGTATAGAAAAGCACCACAAAATGCGATGCACATGCCGTAGACCAGGAATGTACCGTTCACGCCGATTTCTCTAAACGATGTCGGGGCAGTCTTCACAACGACAAAGAACATTATGGAGAGGAACATTCCAGAAATCCCACCGCCTAAACTCCTGTAGGCAAGCGGGAAGATCTCGCCAGCTATAGCCCATGGAATGGGTAAAATTCCTAATGTTTTCCCAAATATGTACGTTAAAGTTGGTACGACTGGTATCCATTTGTATTCTTCCGGAATATAGCCGAAGTCTCTGAGATAAAGTAGAAGAGCTGTCGTGAAAAGAGACACGACGCTAACTATGACGCCAATGAACAGAACTGACCGGCGATCCAGTTTGTTGACAACGACGCAGGCCATGACCGAAGTGACGAACCTCACAATATCCACCATCAGCATGCTTGTGTTCGCTTCTATCGCCCCACCGGTCACTTCATTCATCATGGGAACAGTATACGACGGTACAACAGTCATGCCAGATATCTGGAAGAGCACAAACATGAACATCATAATTACTGTCGGCTTGTAAAACTCAGGTTTCCTCACTATTTCCATATAAATTTGCAGTCTAGTCTTTCCAACTGTAGTATCAGTGGTCCCCATTCTTTGGCTGTTGAGTAACACTTCGAGTTCCTTTTCTGAATCTTGGTAATGTCCGCGGAGCCAGCGGAAGCTCTTCCTGCATTGGTTGAATTTGCCTCTCGAGGCAAGATACGGTGGGGTTTCGGGTGATAAAGAGACTAGTATCAGTGATACAGCATAGACGCTTCCACATGCGATAGCAGCGGATCTCCAGTAGAGCAGGGTGCCGAAGACGTGTGCGAAGAGCATGCCAGTAGCGAAGGAGAAGGCGATGGTGGCGAGGAAGACGCCGCGCAGCTTGGGCGACGAGTACTCCGCGATGGAGACCGGTGCTGCCGCGGCCTGGAGTCCCATTCCGAATCCCTGGAATGATCAGAAGTAATTATTAATGACGTTAATCATTTTTCCACAAAAATAACGTATAAAAGGAGTATTTAAAGCCAAAACTAATGCTAACAGCCTAGTCTCctaatattctattctatagtCTCTGTATACTTACGCTAAAGTTTTATCTCCAAAGCAATGCAATttttaaaaatactatattgtGGCGTTAACACTATGCTAAAATGCGTTAACATTGTCAGttttacctaaatatttattaaactgCAAGAACCACCGATTTGACTGGTTATACATACATGTATAATAtctacatatgtgacgtcccacggtcaaaggtaccttatggcgggtatggagttatgcataccccagtaatctacaataaataagctatcgataacacaaaagatcaaccttctaggttgcgtagttacagagatatgattttttgaaaataatgttgtgaaatgagcaactttacgatagagaagttttaagtttagccgcctaaaaaactatgttcctgaagtaagttacatagttgactacaaataataatgccttatatatctgagattaaaaaaatattgcgacttgttctgtaatgcaaatagaaacttttgatatcgactgatttatgtgtatactaaccaatctcttgaaaataaagttttatttcattttcacgattgattgcaatgagctctcaagatttaaattgtatctattagaaaacgacactgacagacagtttaagcaaaaaacaataccgatttagaggtgaaaatgtattttctgactttttcatataaaatcacaaaattgaatatttttacttttaatgtgacacacaatcaatttttctgagcacatatgaaagaaattctgtcattcaaatgaaataaatcctaaaaccccaactaaatactatatttaaccccttatgccactttaaacttacataacaataacagtatttgctccatacatttacgaaaaggtaccttatggaaataaatctaataatacatcactacaaaatatcaatcatattatagtttatcttttatgaatagaaaatatttatttacattaaactgcccccaatttaattagttcttcgtcataataatcttaaaaaagaccaataatttgtatgtaatgaaaaggtaccttgtggtcaagttacatgatgaggcatgatgatgatggaacagttaggataaactaataatattttggggttaagatggtataaatcgtctatttcttatcaataatatatttcggttgctattgaagataagcggcattgaggttcaatgacctcagatattccataaggtattggcatttttcagcaaaccaatggctgatttactgcatgcgaccaaaccaaatgaagattattctagttaagaaagacttgacgagagtaactttggtataatagcagtctacttggatttgtgatgtcggtctatgtacggttataatatttgcgaggcgccccaaccagaactgaaattatcaaattagttttgcagaatgctaatatagttctctaccaaacttcttttcccgtattgactagtttttttgggaattttcaatcttttttccataaggtaccttttctactaaactctgagacgacattactaggcttataactaacttataacaaaaataaaaacaggtaaacaaacgttaggcattaaggtttcagatcacacaataaaaaaaaattgagcattttttcacctctttacaaaacatttaatatctccgaaactagaaaccctcataaggtaccttttcccgtggaacgtcacatataaaattaaagatatTATAAAAACTATAAAGTTATCTACGAATTCTGTGGTTTTACCTAATTTTAATGGGAAATCTAGCAGGTTTTCCGTAAACCAGCAATATTGTTTTGCatcggggggcacggcagtgcccccgccaagtcgagcgcgaagcaaacactgccgtaccatcctttactggaaccatttcgccgcattttcaggtccttatttgagaacctctggataagaccagaacgcagaaattttcgtcatccagtaagctataatcacatacttaaaatacaaaatttcaagtctgtaggtcatttagttccgaagttaagcgaaagcaaagtttcgcatttatgacacacactcactcacttatgatcatcagaatagaactagtacttcccataaactcagagagctgaaatttggtacagagttagggtttaatggccacataaagggaaaactataaaaactaggataatcgaagatctcgagtacctggtgaccctgattagaaaacacaagagcccaaccaaactattggagatcgacataccgcctttacaaaaaatatttaaattggtgggccgcttcatttgatgtcaaaaatcgaaggtctgaagtatctgatgaagaaccctcagctggtctcagctgtattaaggctccgtcagacataggcgttttgcttggtgcaacatatgtacacactgttttggtcatccgacacgccttgatgagcctttgggaaaatagtacccaagatggagctgatgctgaaccttggctgtacctagtggaactcaggcttggtgcaacatatgcacacactgttttggtcatccgacacgccttgatgagcctttgggagagtagtacccaagatggagctgatgctgaaccctggctgtacctagtggaactcaggtttggtgcaacatacgcccacgctattttgctcatccgtcacatcttgatgagcacttgggagagcagtacccaagatagagctgatgctgaaccctggctgtacctagtggaactcaggtttggtgcaacataggcccacgctattttggtcatccgttacatcttgatgagcacttgggagagcagtacccaagatagagctaatgctgaaccctggctgtacctactggaacttaggtttggtgtaacataggccaacgctagtttggtcatccatcacatcttgatgagcacttgggagagcagtacctgaaatagagctgatgctgaaccctggctctacctagtggaacttaggtttggtgcaacatagccccacgctattttggtcatccggtacatcttgatgaccgcctagtggaactctgcaacaggcacacgacgacaagtcggttaaccaaaacaaagtgtgcctatgttgcaccaaacctgagttccactaggtacagccagggttcagcatcagctctatcttgggtactgctctcccaagtgctcatcaagatgtgacggatgaccaaaatagcgtgggcttatgttgtaccaaacctgagttccactaggtacagccagggttcaacatcagctctgtctaaggtactgctctcccaagtgctcatcaagatgtgacggatgactaaaatagcgtgggcttatgttgcaccaaacctgagttccactaggtacaaccagggttcagcatcagctcagatctatgtatactaaaacctttaccagaatgtaacaaacacttttctgaaaagcgcatcaaaatcggttcagccaaacgcgagataatcgcgaacaaacatacatacgggtcaaactgagaacctttattttaaggcggttaaaaatacatcaactttgacatttttggcagtaatgcagtcggcagctatactgcagcaggattgcagcatgcactactgccgactgaattactgaggtaaatatcaaaaattcggtcagcatcatcgtatttgacatttgctgcagtaatgcagtcggcagtattgtcgcaatatactgctgcaggctacaaaacgctcgtgaaactattcaacgtccatgatcatgctttccaacgtccaacgttcagtaatcgagtgaccgctcgcaacacgcgctgtgttctgtgtgactgcgcgggcgtgatcaaagcgggtcgcgcgcgcagcgcgccggcgggccgctgcgtccaagcgcagatcgcgagcgccacgctcgcatcgtgccccgctcacgccgcgctttgaaaacgctcatgtgtgacggagcctttagagatatggtaataaaaaaactactcctaaaaagaaaaaaaatgtgtcaaatgagaaaatctaataaaataaatcaatatgcccacgtttctacaaaaagaagtgaaatcccaccaaaaacattctgtaaaaaactagccaagtctcgatggagctgcttgtttatctctaaaaagtaatgaaatctagacaaagtcgtgccaagtctaaggttccttactgcgatttctttattattatagttaatgttgtgtgacttggccgttgaagggtacacaagggtacaaaaccaggtgctccatgacaccaaacatacagtataaaaaaatatttccagtacagacggacttctgATCATAgatagaagtccgtctgtacgtctattttatgttagatcgatggtcgatttgacgcttcaaaaagaagtactgtttgtttcaggctcgcctatacataagtattattgaaatacgcagCTTTATCAAGCCTACAATTGACTGGTTATTGAATCAACTTTGTCCAAGTGACAATTTTCCATCGTCAATGGGTAGCGGTTCTGGCGACAGATTGGTgcaatggtgtcatggagcacctggttttgtacccttgtgtacccttcaacggccaagtcacacaacattaactataataataaagaaatcgcagtaaggaaccttagacttggcacgactttgtctagatttcattactttttagagataaacaagcagctccatcgagacttggctagttttttacagaatgtttttggtgggattgtCCTTTTCCCATTTGCATATAATATTCAATAGCATTTTCAGGATCATGCCTATATAATTACCATGAATACTCCCAGCTAAACAACGTGACAATGacaatgaaatattttaaaatgcCTAATTAGAACTTTGCCGATGAGCGATCGCGACCGATGGTAAATTAAGAACATTGACAGCAATTACCTACTCACATGTGAGTTACACATCAATCACATGATGTGACCAAACATCACGGGATGCAAATGTTCTCGATTGTACTCGATTTAAGAGTCCAATCACATCGACCCTATCGATATATAAAACACCCCGTGACTGGTGAATTTTGCTATCGGTttttaatataagtacctactgtgATTTTATTATGGGTTTTGATTATGGTTCGTTGTTGGAATGTTTGTTGATAAGGTATGTTTTGATGGAAATAACTAAAGTTAGAGTATTTAAATTACAGTCTGGCCAAATATTTTAGTCACTAAAAACGcgacaaatttaaaagtaataTGAGAAGACCCAGTGGCAACAATGACCAAGCTTTAGGTAAGAAAGAAGCATCTATATGATAGAAGCTAATAGAAACGTATAAAAATGTCAAAACGTCCGCTGTTGTTCATCTGATTATtgcaaaaatattataattaggtcttgaaataaaataattttgaaaGCGGTAAGTTCATTGAGCAAAAAGTTCAAAATGGCGGCCGTTTTCCTTCTGCAGCAGTTCATACCTGAAGAGTTCTGCTGATGAGAAGGGCTGTAGGCCCCGTGGCCGCCACCATGAGCGCCCATCCCCCCAGTGATGGTAGTGTGCTGAGCTGGTTGGTGAGCCGTCTGCCCAGCCGCTGCAGGCAGAGGGGGGCGGTTACGATACCCGAGATGAGGGCCAGGCCGAGGATGGATGCTGGAATCAATGGTAAAATGTGAGCATAGGTTGTGGAGAAAAATATGGTTACCTACCCTACACTTATTAAGTGCATAAGTTAAGCACTTCGTTTATTTCTATAAAGAGTTACGAAATGGTCAGGTATATAATTAGAATTGAAATCAATTTAACACAGGCACTTGCATGCACCATTATTTATGTAATCGGTGATAATCTTAATTTGAAATtaaaccaaattttttttttattgaaaacataACATAATGTGACAGTGATGGCAAAATCAATGTAActataatttggctgtttcatacattttggctgatccatGCTCTATGGGAGGTAAatctttttttcgcgatttcggggttggtcacataataaaagttgctccgtaataatcccaaaacctccctggcaacgggaatgcagttatatTTTAGCCAGCCTGTATAAGTTGGCAACATAGGTATTAGCGTTTTCTATTAACGATTTGTCACTTGGCTAGGTCCTAGTTTATACTGGACTGATGGGCAGCCTAATGTGGTGTCATAAATTGTAATATGTAATgttgaaatattaaaaaataatgtcgaATTGCGGCCCTGACGCCATCCACTGCGCGTCAAACAAGTAATGACAGTATTTGAGCCCTAATGCGGCAAAATTGTTGGCTAACGAGCCGTTGCTTCATGCTATCTAGTGAAGCCCGAAACAACAACAAAATACCCAACGAAGCATGTTTCTCAGAGGTCTCGAGAATGCAGTCTTAATTTTTCTTAACATATGATATTGATATCTATATTCTAGTTGTAATTTAGTACCGTCTCTCTACTTTAAAACACACTAAGGTGAATGTGGAGAAGACCGTCTATCAGGTAGGGTAAGGCCGTCTAAGCTCTTTGGTCGTTTCTAACTCTTGCGTTGCGTACACATACACCACTTACAGAAGGTCGGTGGAGCAGAAGGAGCGAAGCTCTTCCTTCCTGACTGTGTCTGAGCGAAATACGTATATAAATACCAGCGAGAGTTCCTGCCCTATGACGATCTTCCcaaccaaaaaatttatacttgtCCCAGTATTCCACAGTTTGACCTTAATTTACAAGTTTTACCTATCCACGACTCATGTTCGTCAGTGAGTTGCAACACGGAGTCGGGTTCGCGCaactgttattattattattaaattttattttcataagaCACAGTACAAAGGTATTACATTAAAATAGGACTGCCAAACTGCGAAACAGTTTGATGGCAGTAGTAAAGCTCTTGATATACATTTTTGTGtcagttaaatatttatcaacatgttgtattattttaacttaataacttagttatgaatgaatgaatgaatgaaaacatttattttcaggcaactattggcccatagataaataccttaaaactagcatacaatatattattacaaaatatatcttaaaactaaaaacacaattatggctgcgatgcagttcgcaaccccgcagtgtcacggagccggccgcggaaccgccggaacttgacacccttcggccaaaactcctccttggtgaaggtcgctagatgttcagtcggaacgctcagcacaaaagaattaaaattcacactgtgtcgagattccaacttcacgaccctcaggatgaatccggacttggctcgtacatacttcacgatctcctcgaccttcgtaaggtagtgtaatcgggacacatacagcagcgtcgtcggtgttgcaggacgcagcaaatggttaggtccagtcggtgcggtaccGCACTGATTCGGACGAGCTGACTTCTTTCTCCTCTCCACCTTTTTGAAGCCATCTCTGTCGCATCCCGACTCTTTTAGAGTCAGCTGTGACCGATCCTTGTGAACAGGTTCACGAAGGCTCTGCACCCCTTTCTTCGGCCGCTGCTTAGACTTGGACACAGCAGGCGGCTTAGCGGCAGTGGCAGCGTAGGAACGTTGTGGGGTCAACGTACTctcgcgtgacgtgcgcgtctcCGGTGACGTAGACGGGCGGGCGGCGGGGCGCGGGTCGGCGGTCGCCTGCTCAGCAATCGCCGACGCATCCAAATTCGCGGACTCGAAACCGCCGATGGACGCATTCCGCGCAACGTGACACACGGCTATGCTAGAGTTATCTGACCTACATTCCGAACTAGCACTTCGTATTAACGCTAATTCAGAACGTAGTTCACTGATGGTATTATTCGATACCTCCAACTTAGCCTGCATTTCAGCCAGACTGTCCTTCAGGAAAATGATATCCTTTAGCAGCCTGGAAACGTCAACATGGTCCAACGAGACGACAGGTAGCCGATGTAGGTCCTTCGCCACGAAAGAGGGCATGTTTGATGAATCGGTCCCCTTGAACACCGAGATGATGTCCCGTAGACTCTTCACGCCTCCATCTCTTCGTCGTGATGGCATTTCGTCGGCTTTGCCGAGCGTCTGGTAGAGCAGCGCCTTGCCACTACATATGTCCTCCTCCTGGAAGCTGGACTTGCAGATCTGCACGATGCTGGTCTCATCCAAAGTCACGGTGGCATTTTGAATAAATGCCAACAACTCGTTGACTACGACTTGTGATGAAGTCATAGCGGGTAAGCAGGCAGCGGCTATTGCCGCGCGGTTCGCGAATTTTAAAATTCGTGCAGTGCACTACGGCACGACCGCTTCCGGCCGCGCATTGCAACGCACTCAattgctgctgctgctgcttaGGCAGCAACACGCCCGGAAACTCGTTGTTTATCGTGTTGTTAACGTTTATTACTTATTATAGCTAATATACAAGGCTCTGCACCTATCCACGACTCATGTTCGTCAGTCAGTTGCAACACGGAGTCGGGTTCTCGCAACTGTTGCAGCAACACGCCCGGGAACTCGTTGTTTAGCTGGTGTTGTTAACGTTATTCTCGATAATTAACAATAGACGAGGCTCACCTATCCACGATTCATGTTCGTCAGTCAGTTGCAACACGGAGTCGGGTTCGCGCAACTGTTGCAGCAACACTCCCGGGAAGGCGATGTTGGCGCCCGTGCCTATCATGTACAGCACCACTCCGCTCACCGCCAGCgactaaaaatacaataaacatTTCACAAAACGTCACGGTTGCAGCTTAAAACGATCTATGGggcaaaggtttgcatagatggcgccatcaaaGCTTACCcttttttctatgagatttggcttaaagagctggcatccagggcataaaattccattacaaaaacaaaaaattgacaCATTCTAGAGGCCGCTCCACACGACTCGTGCGCGAAtagcggcgcgaagccgcgaacgcgagtgtggaggggactgggattgacagggcaagctatgctgacGCCATCTGCTAactacttcgaccggccaattCCATAAATTTTCTGTGATTTCGGTGGTCACATTATTGACGATGGAACAGCTATCACCATATATGAACTGTTGAGTTTTACGTCAAGATATAAAAATTAGGAtgttaaagtatttattttattttaagattgtctatttttgtataacgttgTAATCACCGAAATCACAAAATCAAATAGTGCTTATAATTCTTCTTATTTAAAGTTACTCTTAGCAGAGTCGTGGTCAACTGCTATCAGGCACAGATGTTGCTTGCCTAACAATTTCTCGCCATTTTCCGGGGTTGGAGGTCATTCTGGCAAATACGTTCAGGGCTTATAATTACCAGTAGgtaatacaatatatatacagtggtactactaaactaaattaatagctagcttaaatctaaaataggcccttaggtaattaggtatattatttcGGGAACTACAATATTACAAGTACATATTTTTAGACTCGACCTTTTTAGCAGTGGGTTAAAAGCCCGTTCCCTCTTGACAATGACGTCATctgttataaattataactttataatgagatatagagttagaccaagaaaagtcgattgtgatagcacacgcagggcaagtgttattttaaacgtcaaacgtctatgaaattatgacgtataaatataaataacacttgcactgcgtgtgccgtgtgctatcaaaatcgttgcagactctcttggtctaactttgtGTATAGACACGTCCATAAGCTACGCAAACGTAATACTTGTCTCAAGAAGGGCGAGACCCGCTGCTTCCTGTACGCGCCTTCCGACATGTCTGCCTGTCTGTGCGTGCGCAGCTCCTAGATTCACTTTCCAAAACCATGCATCCTGCgaaaagaaataaacataacTTTAATAAGAATGATTAGAAAAGAGAAGGGGGCAAATAAaggaaaatatgtaggtatagcaATTATATCCCACAAGACCCACTTTCATAGAGTTTCTAGTTTCTAGGAGTGAGACATGCATTTTCATGAAAGATAGCGgttaagataatatttaatgtCATATGATTTTCTTTAGGCAAGTAAAATACGATTCTCCTATAGGACTCTCGTATTCAATTTTGTTTACAAAGCGaagtgattatttatttatttgttattcaaattaattacacagcattacagtattaCTACTAAGGCACTGCGaactataaaacaaataaaatacaaagatacgagaaaacacaaataataagaaaatacaatttttttaaacactTGATTTGGGTGACGACGTAACAGCGCGCGTTTAGCGTTATAGCATTTCGAGATGTAAATAACAAGACAAATGATTGTAGATGAtgaaataatataggtatttggtAGAGCTAACGCACGGgttgcggaggttgcgggttcaagtcctgccggaatcgtaatttttccatttttagtgctccatacaaaactttgttcacggaacacttatgggatcattTCGGTCTtgtttcctttaatataaaatttggattataaatacgtacctatatttatatGGTATATTACGAAATTTGTATGTTTGAGGCGAGACATTTACCGTGTAAATGGCCCTTTGAGTTAGCTAAAATAGTAACAATCTTTCTTTGTTTCATTCAACAGGAAATTCTCAATTCACGATAacgtaatgtaggtattgttgtAGGTATAGCCCTATCCTATTGTGTAGTCATTCAAGTTATGCTTAATTTCGTTAGAGAAATGTAATAA from Cydia splendana chromosome 22, ilCydSple1.2, whole genome shotgun sequence includes these protein-coding regions:
- the LOC134801423 gene encoding facilitated trehalose transporter Tret1-like, with amino-acid sequence MSEGAYRKQRVSPFLRQSLAVSGVVLYMIGTGANIAFPGVLLQQLREPDSVLQLTDEHESWIASILGLALISGIVTAPLCLQRLGRRLTNQLSTLPSLGGWALMVAATGPTALLISRTLQGFGMGLQAAAAPVSIAEYSSPKLRGVFLATIAFSFATGMLFAHVFGTLLYWRSAAIACGSVYAVSLILVSLSPETPPYLASRGKFNQCRKSFRWLRGHYQDSEKELEVLLNSQRMGTTDTTVGKTRLQIYMEIVRKPEFYKPTVIMMFMFVLFQISGMTVVPSYTVPMMNEVTGGAIEANTSMLMVDIVRFVTSVMACVVVNKLDRRSVLFIGVIVSVVSLFTTALLLYLRDFGYIPEEYKWIPVVPTLTYIFGKTLGILPIPWAIAGEIFPLAYRSLGGGISGMFLSIMFFVVVKTAPTSFREIGVNGTFLVYGMCIAFCGAFLYFLLPETKGKTLYEIECHFKGIESRLPDASEKDKMLELETLEEG